Below is a genomic region from Citrobacter telavivensis.
CAGTCATAACTGTTCCGATATTTTTCGAGAGGCATCATTGAATTATTAAGACGTCGAGAATGTGATGGGTTTCACATCCATTCGGTTATTTGTTTTTTCTTAATTAATATATGACAGAGGTCTGAGAAATAACAAAAATAAAAAGTATAAAACTGAATTACTACGCAGTTATACGGCAGGTTATTCTTCAGTGTTAATTATTTGTTGGCGAGATCAAATAATGAAAGTAATGTAACACTATGATTTGTATCAAATAATAATGATTCGATGCATAGATATGCGTATTGTGAATTATATTATTTTTACCATAAAGTAAATCGCGCAATAACTATGGTGATTATCATTGATTGAGTAAGGGAAATGAATTGTGATCGCCTGGCGGTTTTTCTTATAACTCTTTTTATAACAGTATGTTATGAAAATTTACCCTTGGTTGAATTTACATTTTATGCACTAAATATGCATAGAACACTGTTTGGTGTTAACAGATAGTCAACAACTTCAGCGATAAACATGCGCTGACGCAAAACTTTGCAAGATAGCGATGGCACGGCAGGGCATTTTTTCGTATAACAATTAAAATTGAAACGCTGTTTTGAATGAGGGGTATAAGATGATCGTTGGTAACATTCACCATCTGCAATCCTGGCTTCCTGAAGAACTTCGCCAGGCGATTGAGCACATCAAGGCAAACGTCACCGAAACGACGGAGAAGGGGAAACATGAGATCGACGGCAGCCGTCTGTTCTATCTGATTTCTGAAGATATGACCGAGCCGTTCGAGAAGCGTCGGGCGGAGTATCACGCGCGCTATCTGGATATTCAGATCGTGCTGAAAGGGCAGGAAGGGATGACCTTCAGCGTTCTGCCTGCCGGTAAGCCGGATACCGACTGGCTGGCTGATAAAGACATCGCGTTTTTAGCGGAAGGTGAGCAAGAGAAAACGCTGATCCTGAATGAAGGCGACTTTGTCGTCTTTTATCCGCAAGAAGTGCACAAACCGCTGTGTGCCGTCGGCGCACCCGCGCCGGTGCGTAAAGCGGTGGTTAAACTGCTGATGGCCTGAAACAGTCAAGGCCGGGACTGAGCAGCCGCTCCCTGAATCGGAGCGGCTGTACCTTTTATCCCTTATCTTAAATTCGGCCGTAAAGTTCCTTGCTCCTGCGAAAGCGGTAAAAAATATCAAAACGGCTGCCTGCATTCATCATTCAGAAGAGAGCCAATCTGTACAGGTCGGTTTATTTCAGCCATTAATAGCGCACCGCGATCACATTATTTCCTTATGTATTTAAATATATAACGAGGGCTCGATTTCAGTTAGTCGTTGTATATTTAATTTTATATCGCTATCGCCATAACTTCAGTCACAACATACGGTTAGCGGTAACCTTTTCGGTTAACTTTCAAAAACTCGATCAATAGCACGTTTAACTCTTTCTGGTTAATAACACTTTTGTGTTACATCAATTCTTGTTTAAAAAGCATCCCGCAAAATATATCCCACAAAATTAAATATTAACTTTTGAATTAATTTCAGGGCAAGGTATGAATAAAAAATGGAAGTGGATAGCAGGTCTTGTTTTCGTGGGCATTATCCTGGGGGGAACTCTCGCGCTGTCATCCATGTGGATGATGCATAAAACGTCTGACACCTCGTTTTGTCTCTCCTGTCACACCATGCAAGCACCCTATGAAGAGTACCAGGGGTCTGCGCACTTTATGAATCAAAAAGGTATCCGCGCTGAGTGCCAGGATTGCCATATTCCGCAATCGGGTATGGATTACCTGATCACGAAAGTTCGGGCCAGCAAGGATATCTGGCATGAGTTTGTCACCGGCAAAATTGATACGCCGGAAAAATATGAGGCGCACCGCCTTGAGATGGCGGAGACCGTCTGGGATCAAATGAAAGCCAACGATTCGGCGACCTGCCGCTCGTGTCACCAGTTTGACGCCATGGATCTGCAAAAGCAGAGCGCCGACGCGCAGAAAATGCATGCGCTGGGCATCAAAGAAAAACAAACCTGTATTGATTGCCATAAAGGTATCGCGCACTTCCCACCTGAAATCACAATTGACTCCAAAGCCCATGATGCACTGATAGAAAGCGCACGCCAGACGCCGGTTGATGCAAAAGAAGTGTACCCCGTCGCGCCTACCTCACTGGGCAATCTGGGCACGGTTTACCCGGCCACCAAACTGAACGTGGTGGGTCAGTCTGGCGATGCGCGTGAAGTGGAGATAATCGGTAGCCAAATGCAGGGAGCCGAGCAGGTGATTTACTTTGCGGCGGGCCAGCGTTTAGTCCTTGCCACGCTTACCGATGAAGGACAAAAAGCACTCAAAATCTCCAGTGACTGGGAAAAAGATCCTTACGGAAACGCGTGGCGCACGGTTTCTCTACGCGCGCCACTGGCTGAACCCGCACTGGGTAAACCCGACGCTATCTGGGACTACGCCAAAACACTCGACAAAACGTATTGCTCCGGATGCCATGCGCCGATTTCTTCTGAACATTACACCTTAAATGCCTGGCCTTCCGTAGCAAAAGGGATGGGCGCGAGAACGGACATCAGCGCTGAGGATTTAGACATCCTTACTCGCTGGTTCCAGTATCACGCCAAAGATTTTACCTCTAAGGAATAACTGAAAATTACGATTAAAGGAAACCCCATGAATCTTACACGACGTAACTTTATAAAGTATGCCGGCGGTTCCGCTGGCGCAATGATGATTACCTCGGCAATCCCGATGCCGACGTGGGCCGCAGGCGCGCCGGGTAACGCGATCCTGACTGCGGGGCGTTGGGGAGCGATGTACATTGAGGTTAAAGACGGCAAAATTGTTTCGTCTCGTGGCGCGCTGGCGAAAACGATTCCCAACGATCTGCAAACTACCGCACCGGATCAGGCACATACCCCGTGCCGTATTCAATCTCCGATGGTACGTAAAGGCTTTCTGAATGCGCCGGGCAAACCGGACGGCAACCGTGGTAAAGACGAGTTCGTCAAAGTGTCATGGGAAGACGCCCTGAAGCTCATTCACGAACAGCACGCCCGTATCCGTGCCGAGCATGGCCCTTCTTCCGTATTTGCGGGGTCTTATGGCTGGCGCTCCAGTGGCGTACTGCACAAAGCGCAGACGCTGCTTCAGCGTTACATGAGCATGGCGGGCGGCTACACCGGACATACCGGCGACTACTCTACTGGCGCGGCACAGGTGATCATGCCGCACGTAGTCGGTTCGGTAGAAGTTTACGAGCAGCAGACGGCATGGCCGCTGCTCCTTGAACATAGCCAGGTGGTGGTCCTGTGGGGCCTTAACCCACTGAACACCCTGAAAATTGCCTGGACCAGTACTGATGAGCAAGGCCTCGAGTACTTCAATAAACTGAAAGCCTCCGGCAAAACCGTTATCGCCATCGATCCGCAACGCTCAGAAACCATCGATTTCTTCGGTGATAAAGCGCAGTGGATTGCGCCGAATATGGGTACCGACGTGGCGCTGATGTTGGGTATTGCGTCCGTGCTGGTAGAAAAAGGCCTGCATGACAAAGCCTTCCTCGATAAATACACCACCGGCTATGGCGAATTCGAAGCTTATCTGACGGGTAAAAGCGACAACACGCCGAAAAATCCGGCCTGGGCCGAGAAGATTTGCGGCGTTCCGGCGAAGCAAATGGAAATTCTGGCGGAAATCTTTGCCAAGAATAAAACCATGCTGATGGCGGGCTGGGGCATTCAGCGTCAGCAGTATGGCGAACAGCGCCACTGGATGCTGGTCACCCTGGCGGCGATGCTCGGCCAGATTGGTACCGAGGGTGGCGGTTTTGGTTTCTCTTACCATTACTCTAACGGCGGCAACCCAACCCGTAGCGGCGGGGTGCTGTCGGCGATTTCAGCGACAATCGCAGGCGGCTCGTCTGCTGGCAACGACTGGGCAACTTCCGATGCGGTTGAAGCGTTCCCGGTTGCGCGTATTGTTGAGGCCCTGGAAAACCCCGGTGGCAAATATCAGCATAATGGTAAAGAACAAACCTTCCCCGATCTGCGCATGATCTGGTGGGCCGGCGGTGGCAACTTCACTCATCATCAGGACACCAACCGCCTGGTAAAAGCCTGGCAAAAACCGGAACTGGTGGTGATCTCCGAGTGCTACTGGACGGCTGCTGCCAAGCACGCTGATATTGTTCTGCCGATCACCACATCGTTTGAACGTAACGACCTGACCATGACCGGCGACTACAGCAACCAGCATCTGGTGCCGATGAAACAAGCTATCCCACCGCAATTCGAGGCCCGCAACGATTTTGACGTGTTCGCGGATATGGCGGAGTTGCTGAAACCAGGCGGTAAAGCTGCCTATACCGAAGGCAAGAGCGAAATGGACTGGCTGCGCGAGTTCTACGACGTGGCGCAGAAAGGCGCTCGCCAGCAGCGCGTCAATATGCCGCAGTTTACCGCCTTCTGGGACGCGAACAAGCTGATCGAAATGCGTAAGAACCCGAAAGAAGAAGCATTTGTGCGCTATGCCGATTTCCGTAAGGACCCGGTGATGAACCCGCTGGGTACGCCGAGCGGCAAAATCGAGATCTACTCGAAAACCATCGAAGGCTTCAACTATAAGGATTGCCCGGCGCATCCGACCTGGCTGGAACCAGACGAGTGGGCTGGCAACGCTAAAGAGGGTGAACTGCAACTGCTGACCGCGCACCCGGCGCATCGTTTACACAGCCAGCTTAACTATGCGTCGCTGCGTAAACAGTATGCGGTGGCTAACCGTGAGCCGTTCTACATCCATCCGGAAGATGCGAAAAAACGTGGCATTGCCGACGGCGATTTGGTGCGTGTCTGGAACGCGCGCGGCCAGGTGTTGACCGGCGCGAAAGTTACCGACGGCATCAAGCAGGGCGTGGTGTGTATCCATGAAGGCGCATGGCCGGATCTGGATTATGCTGGCACCGGGATCTGTAAAAACGGCGGGGCCAACGTGCTTACCAAAGACATCCCGACCTCGCGTCTGGCGAATGGCTGTGCTGGCAACACTGCGCTGGTGATGGCGGAGAAATACACTGGACCGGAGCTGGAACTTACCGCGTTTACGCCACCAATGGGCGCGTAATTCACGGTTGTAATACTGAGCGGAAACGGTGATTTCGTCTCAGACTACTCATGAACCCCACATTGTTATGTGGGGTTTTTCTTTGCAGATAACATTATTGTGCCAGCGTTGCCACCATCACGGCTTTAATGGTATGCATCCGGTTTTCGGCCTGGTCGAACACAATACTGGCCGGGGATTCAAATACCTCATCGGTGACTTCCATCCCGCCATGCAGACCAAATTCCTCCGCCATTTTTTTACCGAGCGTGGTCTGGTCGTCATGAAACGCGGGCAGGCAGTGCAGGAACTTCACCTGCGGATTCCCGGAAAGCGTCATCATCTGGCTGTTGACCTGATAGTCACGCAGCATGGCGATACGCTCCGCCCACTTCTCTTTTGGTTCGCCCATCGACACCCAGACGTCGGTGTAGATAAAGTCCGCACCTTTCACTCCTGCCGCGATATCTTCGGTGAGCGTAATGTTGCCGCCATTTTTCTTCGCCATTGCGCTGCATTCTGCGACCAGCGATGCTTCTGGCCAGCAGGTTTTTGGCGCCACCAGACGCAGATCAAGCCCGGTGAGTGCGGCGGCTTCCAGCATTGAGTTACCCATGTTATTGCGCGCATCACCGGCGTAAACCAGCGTCATGTCGTTGAACGCTGTGCCCGGTAAATGTTCCTGCATTGTCAGCAGGTCGGCCAGCAACTGGGTGGGATGGAACTCATTGGTCAACCCGTTCCATACCGGTACACCGGCATAGTCGGCCAGCGTTTCGACCACTTCCTGACCGTAACCGCGATACTGAATGCCGTCATACATCCTGCCCAGCACGCGTGCGGTGTCCTTAATTGACTCTTTATGCCCAATCTGGCTCCCGCTGGAACCGAGATAAGTGACGCGAGCGCCCTGGTCGTAAGCGGCAACTTCGAAAGAGCATCGTGTACGGGTCGAGTCTTTTTCGAAGATGAGCGCGATGTTTTTGCCTGTAAGTTTTTGTTCTTCTTTGCCATTTTTCTTATCGGCTTTCAGTTTTGCGGCAAGTTGGATAAGTGCGTTGAGTTCAGCAGAGGTGAAATCGAGTAACTTTAAAAAATGCTTCTGATAAAAACCTGACATAGTTCCCTCCCATGGCTGATGCCATCTATTGAATTAAAATTCAATTTATATGGATGATTATGCATTTGCAACCCCGTTTAACAAATCTTTTCTGGAAAGGTGGAGGCAACGACGGTGGTATGTGACAATAAGAGTATCGGCAGGACATTATGAGGAACGAGCCATGGCAAACCCGGAACAACTGGAAGAGCAGCGTGAAGAAACGCGCCTGATTATTGAAGAATTACTGGATGATGGCAGCGACCCGGACGCGCTGTATACCATCGAGCACCATCTTTCCGCAGACGATTTCGAAACCCTGGAAAAAGCCGCGGTTGAAGCGTTTAAACTTGGCTACGAAGTGACCGAGCCGGAAGAGCTGGAAGTGGAAGAAGGCGACACCGTCATTTGCTGCGATATCCTCAGTGAATGTGCGCTGAAAGCCGATCTTATCGACGCGCAGGTTGAGCAACTGATGAACCTGGCAGAGAAATATGACGTTGAATACGACGGCTGGGGCACCTACTTTGAAGATCCGAACGGTGAAGAAGGTGAAGAGGGCGACGACGAAGACTACGTCGACGAAGATGACGACGGCGTGCGTCACTAAGATCCCCGCACGTTAAAAGAGTACGGCAGTTTGCTGCCGTACTCTTTCGACAGGTTACACATGGACTATCCGCAAATTCTCTCCCCGGTACGCCAGTTTCTACACTGTCCTACCCCGCAGGCCTGGATTGACCAGGCGCGCGATCCGCAAAACCTTCCTCTGCTGCTCACCGATCATTTGATTTGCGAACTTAAGGCGGCGCAAACGGCGATGCTGCTGGTGCGTAAGTACGTGGCGGATAAACCGGGTGCGGATGCGCTGCTCGCCTGGCTGCAGCCGTATGAAGCCTTTGCCTTCCGCGAAGGGCCGGAACCGGACTTTGTCGCGCTCCATAAACAGATTGGTAAAAGCGTGATGCCAGAAACGGACGATCCGTGGGGCCGCCAGCTTATCGACAGCATGGTGCTGTTGATAAAAGAAGAACTGCACCACTTCTGGCAGGTGCGCGAAGCGATGCAGGCCAGAAATATTCCTTACGTGAAGATCACCGCCAGTCGCTACGCAAAAGGGATGCTGAAAGCGGTGCGCACGCATGAACCGCTGACGCTGATTGATAAGCTGATTTGTGGGGCTTACATCGAAGCACGCTCCTGCGAACGCTTTGCCGCGCTGGCCCCGTTTCTCGATGACGACCTGCAAAAGTTCTACCTGTCGCTACTGCGCTCCGAAGCGCGCCACTTTCAGGACTACCTGGCGCTGGCGCAACAGGTGTCGCAGGAGGATATTTCTCCCCGCGTCCGTCATTTTGGTGAAGTGGAAGCCGT
It encodes:
- the argF gene encoding ornithine carbamoyltransferase gives rise to the protein MSGFYQKHFLKLLDFTSAELNALIQLAAKLKADKKNGKEEQKLTGKNIALIFEKDSTRTRCSFEVAAYDQGARVTYLGSSGSQIGHKESIKDTARVLGRMYDGIQYRGYGQEVVETLADYAGVPVWNGLTNEFHPTQLLADLLTMQEHLPGTAFNDMTLVYAGDARNNMGNSMLEAAALTGLDLRLVAPKTCWPEASLVAECSAMAKKNGGNITLTEDIAAGVKGADFIYTDVWVSMGEPKEKWAERIAMLRDYQVNSQMMTLSGNPQVKFLHCLPAFHDDQTTLGKKMAEEFGLHGGMEVTDEVFESPASIVFDQAENRMHTIKAVMVATLAQ
- a CDS encoding molybdopterin guanine dinucleotide-containing S/N-oxide reductase, which encodes MNLTRRNFIKYAGGSAGAMMITSAIPMPTWAAGAPGNAILTAGRWGAMYIEVKDGKIVSSRGALAKTIPNDLQTTAPDQAHTPCRIQSPMVRKGFLNAPGKPDGNRGKDEFVKVSWEDALKLIHEQHARIRAEHGPSSVFAGSYGWRSSGVLHKAQTLLQRYMSMAGGYTGHTGDYSTGAAQVIMPHVVGSVEVYEQQTAWPLLLEHSQVVVLWGLNPLNTLKIAWTSTDEQGLEYFNKLKASGKTVIAIDPQRSETIDFFGDKAQWIAPNMGTDVALMLGIASVLVEKGLHDKAFLDKYTTGYGEFEAYLTGKSDNTPKNPAWAEKICGVPAKQMEILAEIFAKNKTMLMAGWGIQRQQYGEQRHWMLVTLAAMLGQIGTEGGGFGFSYHYSNGGNPTRSGGVLSAISATIAGGSSAGNDWATSDAVEAFPVARIVEALENPGGKYQHNGKEQTFPDLRMIWWAGGGNFTHHQDTNRLVKAWQKPELVVISECYWTAAAKHADIVLPITTSFERNDLTMTGDYSNQHLVPMKQAIPPQFEARNDFDVFADMAELLKPGGKAAYTEGKSEMDWLREFYDVAQKGARQQRVNMPQFTAFWDANKLIEMRKNPKEEAFVRYADFRKDPVMNPLGTPSGKIEIYSKTIEGFNYKDCPAHPTWLEPDEWAGNAKEGELQLLTAHPAHRLHSQLNYASLRKQYAVANREPFYIHPEDAKKRGIADGDLVRVWNARGQVLTGAKVTDGIKQGVVCIHEGAWPDLDYAGTGICKNGGANVLTKDIPTSRLANGCAGNTALVMAEKYTGPELELTAFTPPMGA
- the rraB gene encoding ribonuclease E inhibitor RraB; protein product: MANPEQLEEQREETRLIIEELLDDGSDPDALYTIEHHLSADDFETLEKAAVEAFKLGYEVTEPEELEVEEGDTVICCDILSECALKADLIDAQVEQLMNLAEKYDVEYDGWGTYFEDPNGEEGEEGDDEDYVDEDDDGVRH
- the miaE gene encoding tRNA isopentenyl-2-thiomethyl-A-37 hydroxylase MiaE — encoded protein: MDYPQILSPVRQFLHCPTPQAWIDQARDPQNLPLLLTDHLICELKAAQTAMLLVRKYVADKPGADALLAWLQPYEAFAFREGPEPDFVALHKQIGKSVMPETDDPWGRQLIDSMVLLIKEELHHFWQVREAMQARNIPYVKITASRYAKGMLKAVRTHEPLTLIDKLICGAYIEARSCERFAALAPFLDDDLQKFYLSLLRSEARHFQDYLALAQQVSQEDISPRVRHFGEVEAVLIASPDNEFRFHSGVPVAS
- a CDS encoding YhcH/YjgK/YiaL family protein, yielding MIVGNIHHLQSWLPEELRQAIEHIKANVTETTEKGKHEIDGSRLFYLISEDMTEPFEKRRAEYHARYLDIQIVLKGQEGMTFSVLPAGKPDTDWLADKDIAFLAEGEQEKTLILNEGDFVVFYPQEVHKPLCAVGAPAPVRKAVVKLLMA
- a CDS encoding cytochrome C, giving the protein MNKKWKWIAGLVFVGIILGGTLALSSMWMMHKTSDTSFCLSCHTMQAPYEEYQGSAHFMNQKGIRAECQDCHIPQSGMDYLITKVRASKDIWHEFVTGKIDTPEKYEAHRLEMAETVWDQMKANDSATCRSCHQFDAMDLQKQSADAQKMHALGIKEKQTCIDCHKGIAHFPPEITIDSKAHDALIESARQTPVDAKEVYPVAPTSLGNLGTVYPATKLNVVGQSGDAREVEIIGSQMQGAEQVIYFAAGQRLVLATLTDEGQKALKISSDWEKDPYGNAWRTVSLRAPLAEPALGKPDAIWDYAKTLDKTYCSGCHAPISSEHYTLNAWPSVAKGMGARTDISAEDLDILTRWFQYHAKDFTSKE